A portion of the Lolium rigidum isolate FL_2022 chromosome 1, APGP_CSIRO_Lrig_0.1, whole genome shotgun sequence genome contains these proteins:
- the LOC124660361 gene encoding uncharacterized protein LOC124660361, producing the protein MGGSQSCFGGGSRDYDEYEQPWRSARKVRPSDEDGLWYVGERDVDRKATEFIARFHASASYVEA; encoded by the coding sequence ATGGGAGGGAGCCAGTCATGCTTCGGCGGCGGTAGCCGGGACTACGACGAGTACGAGCAGCCGTGGCGGTCGGCGAGGAAGGTGAGGCCGAGCGACGAGGACGGGCTGTGGTACGTCGGCGAGCGGGACGTCGACAGGAAGGCCACGGAGTTCATCGCCAGGTTCCACGCCTCCGCCAGCTACGTGGAGGCTTGA